One region of Candidatus Woesearchaeota archaeon genomic DNA includes:
- a CDS encoding 23S rRNA (adenine(2503)-C(2))-methyltransferase RlmN, whose translation MTKILFKPSSVKKLQRSSDGTIKLFFEGYHAVLIPQKQGKNTLCISSQVGCAMGCTFCYTAKMGFVRNLRVEEILLQVRAALEVLNAKDVHTKDSPRTHYAHDVITSLVFMGMGEPLNNWENVQKAMHELNEDYSYPYKKITISTSGVLPKMKEFLEFPFKPQLALSLHSPFQEIRDVLMPLCKQWRVEDLVAFCNDYTKKRRESVMIEYVMIKGLTDRDEDVKALLSLGFTAPTNFNLIPLNGELQLRDTAYIRSDSQRITQFAQALRVAGHKAFIRHTRGSDIDAACGMLEWSDCKSNL comes from the coding sequence ATGACGAAGATTCTTTTCAAACCAAGCAGTGTAAAAAAACTGCAAAGGAGTAGTGATGGTACGATCAAACTCTTTTTTGAGGGATATCACGCGGTTTTGATACCTCAAAAACAAGGGAAGAACACGCTGTGCATCTCTTCTCAGGTGGGTTGTGCTATGGGCTGTACGTTCTGCTACACTGCGAAGATGGGTTTTGTGAGAAATCTTCGTGTTGAAGAGATTCTCTTACAAGTACGTGCAGCTCTTGAAGTTTTAAATGCAAAAGATGTGCACACAAAAGATTCTCCTCGCACGCACTACGCTCATGACGTAATAACGTCTCTTGTGTTTATGGGTATGGGCGAACCTCTTAACAATTGGGAGAACGTACAAAAAGCTATGCATGAACTCAATGAAGACTACTCCTATCCGTATAAGAAAATAACCATATCAACATCAGGCGTGCTTCCTAAGATGAAAGAATTTCTTGAATTTCCTTTCAAACCTCAGTTAGCTCTTTCACTTCATTCACCGTTCCAAGAGATTCGCGATGTGCTTATGCCTTTGTGTAAGCAATGGCGTGTTGAAGACCTCGTTGCTTTCTGCAATGACTATACAAAGAAAAGAAGGGAATCTGTTATGATTGAGTATGTGATGATTAAGGGACTTACGGACAGAGATGAAGATGTTAAAGCGCTACTCTCATTGGGATTTACTGCACCTACTAATTTTAATCTGATACCTCTTAATGGAGAGTTGCAACTAAGAGATACTGCCTATATACGCTCAGATTCTCAAAGAATAACTCAATTTGCGCAAGCATTAAGAGTTGCAGGACACAAAGCATTCATCAGGCATACGCGAGGAAGTGATATTGATGCTGCGTGTGGTATGCTAGAGTGGAGTGACTGTAAGAGCAATCTCTAA
- a CDS encoding Lrp/AsnC family transcriptional regulator, whose translation MKNMKLYQELRKNGREKLTMLSRTLHMPVSSIFERIRRSSALKRFTVLLNYQEMGYSCLTHTIIKVEKAHKDALRSFLKNHPNTNTLLRINNGYDFIVEGVFENMQEAEKFLESLDEFNIIEEKTHYVLEEIERESFLTK comes from the coding sequence ATGAAAAACATGAAATTATATCAAGAGTTGAGAAAAAATGGTAGAGAAAAGCTTACTATGTTGAGCAGAACTCTCCACATGCCGGTTTCGAGCATTTTTGAGCGTATAAGGCGATCTTCTGCGCTTAAGAGATTTACCGTGTTGCTTAATTATCAGGAGATGGGCTATTCTTGTCTTACCCACACCATCATCAAGGTTGAAAAGGCACACAAAGACGCGTTGCGATCATTTTTAAAGAATCATCCCAATACGAATACACTTCTTCGCATCAACAATGGCTATGATTTTATTGTTGAGGGCGTATTTGAGAATATGCAAGAAGCTGAAAAATTCCTTGAATCGCTTGATGAGTTTAACATTATTGAAGAAAAAACGCATTACGTGCTCGAAGAAATTGAGCGGGAGAGCTTTTTGACAAAATAA
- the lonB gene encoding ATP-dependent protease LonB, translating to DVLHDPFQSGGLGTPAHERVVAGMIHKAHQGVLFIDEISTLQPHTQQELLSAIQERRFAISGQSERSAGAMVRTEPVPCDFVLVAAGNYDTIEHMHPALRSRIRGYGYEVHMSDTMKDTQENRDKLARFVAQEVKKDKKIPHFSREACEYIVVEARKRANRKGHLTLRLRELGGIVRAAGDLAIEQKKKLVEPEHIKGALKLSRSLEQQIADKYIERKKEYNVIVTQGTQIGRVNGLAVMGAGSMMSGIILPIEAQCTIGGKEKNIVATGKLGEIAKEAIINVSAIIKSFFGDDLKEKYDIYVQFLQTYEGVEGDSASIAVAVAIISALKGLPVKQDVAMTGSLSVRGKALPVGGVSAKVEAAIDAGIKEVIVPKSNLNDIVIEEAKLKKIKVLPVENITQVLHHVIDWKGNKKIYDQIKKSS from the coding sequence AGACGTTCTCCACGACCCCTTCCAATCAGGAGGTCTTGGAACGCCTGCACATGAACGAGTCGTTGCAGGAATGATACACAAAGCACATCAAGGAGTGCTCTTCATCGACGAAATTTCAACACTACAACCACACACACAACAAGAACTCCTCTCAGCAATCCAAGAAAGACGATTCGCAATTAGTGGACAATCAGAAAGAAGTGCAGGAGCAATGGTACGCACAGAACCCGTTCCTTGTGATTTCGTTCTTGTCGCTGCTGGAAATTACGACACTATTGAACACATGCATCCAGCATTGCGCTCACGTATAAGGGGCTACGGATACGAAGTGCACATGAGCGACACGATGAAAGACACACAAGAAAACAGAGACAAACTTGCACGATTCGTCGCACAAGAAGTAAAAAAAGACAAAAAAATACCTCATTTTTCAAGAGAGGCGTGCGAATACATCGTTGTTGAAGCACGCAAAAGGGCAAACAGAAAAGGTCATCTCACCTTGCGCCTAAGAGAACTTGGAGGCATTGTCCGAGCAGCAGGAGACCTTGCAATAGAACAAAAGAAAAAACTCGTAGAACCAGAACACATCAAAGGCGCACTCAAACTCTCCCGATCACTTGAACAACAAATCGCAGACAAATACATTGAACGCAAAAAAGAATACAATGTTATCGTCACCCAAGGCACGCAAATAGGCCGTGTCAATGGACTTGCAGTTATGGGTGCGGGATCCATGATGTCAGGAATCATCCTTCCCATTGAAGCGCAATGCACAATAGGAGGAAAAGAAAAGAACATCGTCGCAACAGGAAAGCTAGGAGAAATTGCAAAAGAAGCAATCATCAACGTCTCAGCAATTATCAAAAGCTTCTTTGGAGATGATCTCAAAGAAAAATACGATATCTACGTACAATTCTTACAGACTTATGAGGGAGTGGAAGGGGATAGCGCATCAATAGCGGTTGCAGTTGCAATCATTTCAGCGCTCAAAGGCCTTCCAGTCAAACAAGACGTAGCAATGACTGGCTCACTCTCAGTACGAGGAAAAGCACTCCCCGTAGGAGGAGTTTCAGCAAAAGTTGAAGCAGCAATTGACGCGGGCATCAAAGAAGTTATTGTTCCAAAAAGCAACCTTAATGACATTGTAATAGAAGAAGCAAAGCTCAAAAAAATAAAAGTACTCCCTGTAGAGAACATCACGCAAGTACTTCATCATGTCATTGATTGGAAGGGCAACAAAAAAATATATGATCAGATCAAGAAGAGTTCTTGA
- the ftsY gene encoding signal recognition particle-docking protein FtsY — translation MFKFLKEKLKNAVDKFSKDIDENAETIEEIAEVEEKIKKTEKESTTKSKADTKEKKSKKKTEEKKEQKKRKQSTDSKKDLAKKVKQQSTADQEENATSTKQKQSSAKVVDETSTKSTGKKNRKDAKKTTKSAQEEVSDDLEAEAKELVEEARDIEEKVTKETKKSFFSRLFKKEEESSSQDSSTEDTLQETVVEEDKEDTQKTSDVESENAEEELETKKGFFSRVKESITTKKLSESKFDDLFFDLEIVLLENNVALEVIEKIKNDMKERLVDKKINRSEIGTIVFEQLRSSLDEILTFETIDIFEKVKEKKPYVIVFVGINGTGKTTTIAKLAHAFKQKGLTPVLVAADTFRAAAIQQLEEHAKNLGVKLIKHDYGSDPAAVAFDGIKHAKEKGADVVLIDTAGRLHSNTNLMGEMEKIIRVAKPDLKIFVGESTTGNDCVDQARKFNEIINIDGIVLSKADVDEKGGAAISAAFVTGKPILFIGTGQGYDDLEPFDKDKLMKRLFE, via the coding sequence ATGTTTAAGTTTCTTAAAGAAAAACTCAAGAACGCAGTTGATAAATTCTCAAAAGATATTGATGAGAATGCTGAAACGATAGAAGAAATAGCAGAAGTAGAAGAGAAGATAAAAAAAACAGAAAAAGAAAGCACAACCAAATCAAAAGCAGATACGAAAGAAAAGAAAAGTAAGAAGAAAACAGAAGAGAAAAAAGAACAAAAGAAAAGAAAACAATCAACAGATTCTAAAAAAGATTTGGCAAAAAAAGTAAAGCAACAGAGCACAGCAGATCAAGAAGAAAATGCAACAAGTACTAAACAAAAACAATCATCTGCAAAAGTTGTAGATGAGACTAGCACAAAGAGTACGGGAAAGAAAAACAGAAAGGATGCTAAGAAGACTACGAAATCAGCCCAAGAAGAAGTAAGCGATGATTTAGAAGCTGAAGCAAAAGAGCTCGTCGAAGAAGCGCGTGATATTGAAGAGAAAGTAACCAAGGAGACGAAAAAGAGTTTCTTCTCACGATTATTCAAAAAAGAAGAGGAGTCCTCTTCACAGGACAGTTCTACTGAGGATACACTACAAGAAACGGTTGTAGAAGAAGACAAAGAAGATACTCAAAAAACATCTGATGTTGAAAGTGAAAACGCAGAGGAAGAACTCGAAACGAAAAAAGGATTTTTCTCACGAGTAAAAGAGAGTATTACCACAAAAAAACTTTCTGAATCTAAATTTGATGATCTCTTCTTTGATCTTGAAATTGTACTTCTTGAAAACAATGTTGCGCTTGAAGTGATTGAAAAAATTAAGAACGATATGAAAGAGCGTCTGGTTGATAAGAAAATTAACAGATCAGAAATCGGAACAATAGTTTTTGAACAACTCCGCTCATCTCTTGATGAGATTCTCACGTTTGAGACCATAGATATTTTTGAGAAGGTTAAAGAAAAGAAACCATACGTCATTGTTTTCGTCGGTATTAATGGTACTGGAAAAACTACAACAATCGCAAAACTGGCTCACGCATTTAAGCAAAAAGGATTAACTCCTGTGCTTGTAGCAGCAGACACATTTAGAGCAGCTGCGATCCAGCAGCTTGAGGAACATGCAAAAAACCTCGGTGTGAAACTTATTAAACATGATTACGGCTCTGACCCTGCCGCAGTTGCGTTTGATGGCATTAAGCATGCAAAAGAAAAAGGTGCAGATGTTGTTCTCATAGATACTGCGGGAAGGCTTCACTCCAACACAAATCTCATGGGAGAAATGGAAAAAATCATCAGGGTCGCAAAGCCAGATTTGAAGATTTTCGTGGGCGAATCAACAACGGGGAATGACTGTGTGGATCAAGCAAGGAAATTTAATGAAATCATCAATATTGATGGGATTGTACTCTCAAAAGCAGATGTTGATGAAAAGGGAGGTGCTGCTATTTCAGCTGCATTTGTTACAGGAAAACCTATTCTCTTCATAGGAACAGGTCAGGGATATGATGATCTTGAACCTTTTGATAAAGACAAGCTGATGAAAAGACTCTTTGAATAG
- the pfdA gene encoding prefoldin subunit alpha — translation MTKERNKEDEAKEVYLALQTADRKINAMQQQIERVEEQISQINDIKHSLDQIAHANGGEENYVPLANGIFVRAKLEKVDDVLINVGASVCVKKSIAEAKELMDKQLKDILMFRSELMQRLENTYKEAQELEKKAREITNV, via the coding sequence ATGACTAAAGAGCGTAACAAAGAGGACGAGGCAAAGGAGGTTTACCTTGCACTTCAAACAGCAGATCGTAAGATTAACGCGATGCAACAACAAATAGAACGTGTTGAAGAGCAGATTTCTCAAATTAATGACATTAAACACAGCCTTGATCAGATTGCACATGCCAATGGCGGTGAGGAGAACTATGTTCCTCTCGCAAATGGCATCTTTGTTAGAGCAAAGCTCGAAAAAGTTGATGACGTTCTCATAAATGTTGGCGCAAGTGTTTGTGTCAAGAAAAGTATTGCAGAAGCAAAGGAGCTTATGGACAAGCAACTCAAAGACATTCTTATGTTTCGCAGTGAATTAATGCAACGTTTAGAAAACACGTACAAGGAAGCTCAAGAGCTTGAAAAAAAGGCTCGGGAGATCACCAATGTTTAA
- a CDS encoding translation initiation factor IF-6, whose translation MHLLKTSINGNPNVGLYGYVTDDFALVGIEVPEDLVKEYEKVLKVPVHRITVAGTSLIGVFVAGNSKGILVPNIIFDDERAQLDKLGIKYTLIDTKLTALGNNILCNDQGALINPEFTDEQLQAIQDALGVPTQRATIANLEIVGACAAINANGGIVHREIEDTEKELVEDALQIEVEASTINLGSPYIRSGILTNSKGFIIGELSAGPEVTFADECLGFLTTK comes from the coding sequence ATGCACCTACTCAAAACATCTATTAACGGAAATCCCAATGTAGGGCTTTACGGTTATGTTACTGATGACTTCGCCCTTGTAGGTATTGAAGTACCCGAAGATCTTGTAAAAGAGTATGAAAAAGTACTCAAAGTGCCAGTTCATCGCATCACCGTTGCAGGAACGTCTCTTATCGGCGTTTTTGTTGCAGGAAATAGCAAAGGAATTCTTGTTCCTAACATCATTTTTGATGATGAACGCGCACAACTTGATAAACTCGGTATTAAGTATACCCTCATTGATACTAAACTCACAGCGCTTGGAAACAACATTTTATGTAATGATCAAGGTGCGCTAATAAACCCAGAATTTACTGATGAACAACTCCAGGCAATTCAAGATGCTCTTGGCGTTCCAACCCAAAGAGCGACCATCGCAAATCTAGAGATTGTTGGAGCTTGCGCTGCGATCAACGCAAACGGAGGAATAGTTCACAGAGAAATTGAAGATACTGAAAAAGAACTTGTTGAAGATGCATTACAAATTGAAGTTGAAGCAAGTACTATTAATTTAGGATCACCCTATATTCGATCAGGTATTTTAACAAATTCCAAGGGGTTTATCATTGGCGAATTATCTGCAGGTCCCGAAGTGACCTTTGCAGATGAATGTTTAGGTTTCCTTACTACTAAATGA
- a CDS encoding bifunctional N(6)-L-threonylcarbamoyladenine synthase/serine/threonine protein kinase, producing MIVLGIESTAHTFGVSVIREKQVLSNERKAFTTQEGGMIPAKVAQHHVQWCDTVVKNALEKAGVTMKDIDLVAFSQSPGLGNCLRIGAVAARSLALIYDKPIIGVNHCVAHLEVGKMQTDVKDPVLLYASGANTQVIALEGGKYRVFGETLDTGIGNFLDTLARNMKLGFPGGPKIEALATKGKNLIELPYSVKGMDVSFSGILTNLTRMFEKNQASKEDIAFSAQEYAFAALVEVSERALAHTGKKELLLGGGVACNKRLQEMCRSMCEARGAKCYVLENQFNVDNAAMIAWLGLLEFRAGKRQKIEETAIDPYLRTDEVEVSW from the coding sequence ATGATTGTCTTAGGTATTGAATCAACCGCGCATACGTTTGGCGTCTCTGTCATTAGGGAAAAACAGGTTCTCTCTAATGAGCGTAAGGCGTTCACGACTCAAGAAGGGGGTATGATTCCTGCAAAAGTCGCACAACACCATGTGCAGTGGTGTGACACTGTTGTAAAGAATGCATTGGAAAAGGCAGGTGTGACGATGAAAGATATTGATCTTGTGGCTTTTTCTCAAAGCCCAGGTCTTGGAAATTGTTTGCGTATTGGTGCCGTTGCTGCAAGGAGCCTTGCGCTCATCTACGACAAACCTATTATTGGTGTGAATCATTGTGTTGCACATCTAGAAGTGGGAAAAATGCAGACTGATGTTAAGGATCCTGTGCTTCTCTATGCTTCTGGAGCGAATACGCAGGTGATTGCTCTTGAAGGGGGAAAATATCGCGTTTTTGGTGAGACGCTTGATACCGGTATTGGTAATTTTCTTGATACCCTTGCAAGGAATATGAAATTGGGCTTTCCTGGGGGTCCTAAGATTGAAGCTCTTGCTACGAAGGGCAAAAACCTCATTGAGCTTCCTTACTCTGTGAAAGGAATGGATGTTTCTTTTTCAGGTATTTTAACAAATCTTACAAGGATGTTTGAGAAAAACCAGGCAAGTAAGGAAGATATCGCATTTTCTGCACAAGAGTACGCGTTTGCAGCGCTTGTTGAAGTATCCGAGCGTGCCCTAGCGCATACGGGGAAAAAAGAATTACTTCTTGGAGGAGGTGTTGCTTGCAATAAACGGTTACAAGAGATGTGTCGCTCTATGTGCGAGGCACGTGGAGCGAAATGTTACGTTCTTGAAAATCAGTTCAATGTGGATAATGCTGCGATGATTGCATGGCTTGGTCTTCTTGAGTTCCGAGCTGGCAAGCGTCAGAAGATTGAAGAAACCGCTATTGATCCTTATTTGAGAACTGATGAAGTGGAAGTATCCTGGTGA
- a CDS encoding bifunctional (p)ppGpp synthetase/guanosine-3',5'-bis(diphosphate) 3'-pyrophosphohydrolase codes for MAFKEHIGSEQDFYDYVKEHNPHANIDLIKKAYHFASQAHEGQKRSTGEDYFIHPLSVARILAGMRADTATICAALLHDTVEDTSTSLDKVRKEFGDEIATLVEGVTKTPYDKFATKEEGQAEYIRKLLLAMTNDVRVMLIRLADRLHNMRTLSAFRDEKRKRIAKETLEIYAPIAHKLGVWRIKGELEDLSLRYIDFDTYLRIKEQIAEKRDQREKVAQKIVDEIKYAFKKENLEAEIYGRAKYFYSIYKKMLNKKKEIDQIYDLIAIRIITKSIEECYTALQIVHNLYEPDLERLKDYIAHPKPNGYRSIHTTVKYNQKRLEVQIRTEEMHHIAEEGVAAHWRYKGTERDKKFDQKIEWTKQILDWLRKSKNAVDFVETLRVDLFENEIIVLTPKGDPISLPEDASPIDFAFAVHTDVGMKCSKAKVNNKIVPLDYKLKSGDVVEIITSNKATPSRAWLNFVLTTKARSKIRQALGIDAEHNPKQARKRREQKIQESFKVNPAQYLKIEGKQATLKLAKCCEPQIHDDIRGFYAKDGKISVHKESCANIAALEGQKEAKLIWQEPEDLNWRKLRIYVSDRPGVLVEILDLLAKENVDVRSVTSRARKTNVLLTVKIDMDSVKDLNSVLAKISDIEDVQAVKAEV; via the coding sequence ATGGCTTTCAAAGAACACATCGGCTCAGAGCAAGACTTCTATGACTACGTTAAAGAACACAATCCTCATGCAAATATAGATTTAATTAAAAAAGCATATCATTTTGCTTCCCAAGCACATGAAGGGCAAAAACGCTCAACAGGAGAAGACTATTTCATACACCCCCTCTCCGTTGCAAGAATTCTTGCAGGAATGCGCGCTGATACTGCTACGATCTGCGCAGCACTACTCCACGACACCGTAGAAGACACTTCAACATCTCTTGATAAAGTACGCAAAGAATTCGGAGACGAAATAGCAACGCTTGTTGAAGGAGTAACTAAAACACCTTATGATAAATTTGCAACAAAAGAAGAAGGACAAGCAGAGTACATACGAAAACTTCTTCTTGCCATGACCAACGATGTTCGTGTCATGCTAATTCGACTTGCAGATAGACTTCACAATATGAGAACGCTCTCCGCATTTCGAGATGAGAAAAGAAAACGCATAGCAAAAGAAACTCTTGAAATCTACGCGCCCATAGCTCATAAACTAGGTGTGTGGAGAATAAAAGGCGAACTTGAAGACCTCTCTTTAAGGTACATTGATTTTGATACGTACCTTCGCATAAAAGAGCAAATTGCGGAGAAGAGAGATCAACGAGAAAAAGTAGCTCAAAAAATCGTTGATGAGATAAAATACGCGTTCAAAAAAGAAAATCTTGAAGCAGAAATCTATGGACGAGCAAAATACTTCTACTCCATATACAAAAAAATGCTCAACAAGAAGAAAGAAATAGATCAAATCTATGATCTTATCGCAATTAGGATCATCACAAAATCCATTGAAGAGTGTTACACCGCACTTCAAATAGTGCACAATCTCTACGAACCAGATCTTGAAAGACTTAAGGACTACATCGCCCACCCAAAACCCAACGGGTACAGATCCATTCACACCACAGTAAAATACAACCAAAAGCGCCTCGAAGTACAGATCAGAACAGAAGAAATGCATCACATAGCAGAAGAAGGTGTAGCTGCACATTGGAGATACAAGGGAACGGAAAGAGACAAAAAATTTGATCAGAAAATTGAGTGGACGAAACAGATACTTGACTGGTTGAGAAAATCCAAAAACGCGGTTGATTTTGTAGAAACGCTCCGAGTAGATTTATTTGAAAATGAGATCATTGTTCTTACTCCCAAAGGAGATCCTATCTCTCTTCCAGAGGATGCGTCACCCATTGACTTTGCATTTGCAGTTCATACCGATGTTGGCATGAAGTGCTCAAAAGCAAAAGTCAATAATAAAATAGTTCCACTTGATTATAAACTTAAATCAGGAGATGTGGTTGAAATCATAACTTCTAACAAAGCTACACCTTCAAGAGCATGGCTTAACTTTGTGCTTACTACAAAGGCAAGGTCTAAAATTCGCCAAGCCCTTGGAATTGATGCTGAACACAATCCAAAACAAGCACGTAAAAGACGTGAACAAAAAATACAAGAATCATTTAAAGTAAACCCTGCGCAATACTTGAAGATTGAAGGAAAGCAGGCAACACTCAAGCTTGCAAAGTGCTGTGAGCCTCAAATACACGACGACATACGAGGGTTTTATGCAAAGGATGGAAAGATCTCAGTACATAAAGAGAGTTGTGCAAACATAGCAGCACTTGAAGGACAAAAAGAAGCAAAACTTATCTGGCAAGAGCCAGAAGATCTCAACTGGAGAAAACTAAGAATTTATGTTTCAGACAGGCCAGGCGTTCTTGTAGAAATTCTGGATCTACTTGCGAAGGAAAACGTGGATGTACGATCTGTTACCTCAAGAGCACGTAAAACAAATGTCCTCCTCACTGTCAAGATAGATATGGATAGTGTTAAAGACTTGAATTCAGTTCTTGCAAAAATATCAGATATTGAAGATGTACAAGCGGTAAAAGCAGAAGTATAA
- a CDS encoding phosphate uptake regulator PhoU, giving the protein MLRFVIVKRKVIQLAGKTLVVSLPTKWAREHGIEKGDEVEVTEDGSIITISKDSPTHLSKSAVELDISGKKEMAKRMVASLYKAGVDEIRVLYSSEEELQKVKEVLQETCLGYEIFLQGENSIEIKNISTIDETQFDRFLRRAFHIMHTMADDVVKGIETKDKDLLFDVFSRDLDVNKLTDLCRRLINKNAYTGQNPESLYFIIEQLEKISDIFKDIGKRLSKEDAQLPSKELLELIKEAAVFYKSFQDLFYVFNWEKLHAFRLKKDELLPKIDEAFNTLEKKDLRILSLVDLLAQQTYDLNGALIAYHTTF; this is encoded by the coding sequence TTGTTGAGGTTTGTGATAGTGAAAAGAAAAGTCATACAACTTGCAGGAAAAACTCTTGTCGTCTCGTTACCTACAAAATGGGCAAGAGAACACGGAATAGAGAAAGGAGACGAAGTAGAAGTTACAGAAGATGGATCAATAATTACCATTAGTAAAGATTCTCCCACTCATCTGAGTAAAAGCGCGGTTGAGCTTGACATTTCAGGAAAAAAAGAGATGGCAAAACGCATGGTAGCTTCACTATACAAAGCAGGCGTTGATGAAATCAGAGTGCTTTACTCATCAGAAGAAGAACTGCAAAAAGTCAAGGAAGTACTCCAAGAAACATGCCTCGGATACGAAATATTCTTGCAAGGAGAAAATAGCATTGAAATCAAAAACATCTCCACAATTGACGAAACCCAATTCGATCGATTTTTGCGCAGAGCGTTTCACATCATGCACACCATGGCAGATGACGTGGTAAAAGGGATAGAAACAAAAGACAAAGACTTACTTTTTGACGTGTTCTCACGAGACCTTGATGTTAACAAGCTTACAGATCTGTGCAGAAGACTCATAAACAAAAACGCATATACGGGGCAAAACCCAGAGTCACTTTACTTTATCATTGAACAACTAGAGAAAATCTCAGACATCTTTAAAGATATTGGAAAAAGACTCTCCAAAGAAGATGCGCAACTTCCCTCAAAAGAACTCTTAGAACTCATTAAAGAAGCGGCAGTGTTTTACAAATCATTCCAAGACCTCTTCTACGTCTTTAATTGGGAAAAACTTCACGCGTTCAGACTCAAAAAAGATGAACTCCTTCCAAAGATAGACGAGGCATTCAACACTCTTGAAAAGAAAGACCTTCGTATACTCTCCCTTGTAGATCTTCTAGCGCAACAAACCTATGATCTTAATGGCGCGCTTATTGCCTATCACACCACGTTCTAA
- the coaD gene encoding pantetheine-phosphate adenylyltransferase, giving the protein MLCGLVSSFLFFSSFFSPMLIKKHQLSSIMVAKHIYVFPGTFDPFTRGHLYVAEVGSRICDELIIAIGSNSTKKTSLFTLDERLEMIQKSVEHLPNVVADHYENEFLVDYALRKNACAILRGRRRSENPKDIKYEGTLAGMNRLMEPELPTIYVDTEGDLSKIEASWVRSFVTTRNWSQRIVAHVPPAVRDIMLRRFSDH; this is encoded by the coding sequence ATGTTGTGTGGATTAGTCTCTTCTTTTCTTTTCTTTTCCTCTTTTTTCTCACCAATGTTAATAAAAAAACACCAACTCTCATCTATTATGGTTGCTAAACATATTTACGTGTTTCCAGGTACTTTTGATCCTTTCACGCGAGGCCACTTATACGTTGCAGAAGTGGGCTCAAGAATCTGTGATGAGCTCATCATTGCAATCGGGTCAAACTCAACAAAGAAAACCAGCCTTTTCACTCTTGATGAGCGCCTTGAGATGATTCAAAAAAGCGTAGAACATCTTCCTAACGTTGTTGCAGATCACTATGAAAATGAATTCCTCGTAGATTATGCCTTACGAAAAAACGCCTGCGCAATTCTTAGAGGGAGAAGACGCTCAGAGAACCCAAAAGACATTAAATATGAGGGAACCCTCGCAGGTATGAATAGGCTTATGGAGCCCGAACTTCCTACCATTTATGTAGATACAGAAGGTGATTTGAGTAAGATTGAAGCGTCCTGGGTACGCTCCTTTGTTACTACACGTAACTGGTCACAAAGAATTGTTGCACACGTTCCCCCAGCAGTTCGTGATATTATGCTTCGAAGGTTCTCCGACCACTAA